A single genomic interval of Armigeres subalbatus isolate Guangzhou_Male chromosome 1, GZ_Asu_2, whole genome shotgun sequence harbors:
- the LOC134205375 gene encoding protein unc-13 homolog 4B isoform X5 — translation MSTYSLPRLLGGGGISANHKFNLKFSTLRLSKSFRERQKRSKSVARVEGLYDSKKPPSDMYSMLPIPSTNRRGTLNRNQFRGVRKEEMDRQANVLMHAMTIEELYEEVLFEIFNNVGCDDDELTEDSLVHYVQDAFKISNEKHEEIKKVARNKEPPEICLNVEVIEAKELEPKDSNGLSDPFVTMYIASNPTHRYNTSVKSATLDPVWEEHFSLPIDENANDANLIVEVWDFDPAETVKEKMNKVFDVKGVRGLRKLMKEIAVTASTGKHDNELIGRASIPLKSIPASGLVMWYNLDKKNKLKRQGTIRIRLNFSSQKNNQVAAQEHRHLLRILLLHELETSKVAPYWWSGKFTTQGEYVLTQHSAQSSLSSTAGAFIQWSVYSAIHANHPLAFGLFDGILDKVVRAIQLKAVSEEELKLFWEATKKLLPSCFSVIRKLRKKTAGDKLVVKMLTDVLNIIAKVALLEPPEGTDLFPIQQYSWIRSNTLEPNWDIREAVSSAVVSGAEDWFNSIKEGHFVESGLDEDRLQNLIKIIQLVRSDIQRSIEHYDKLFQEILHFQYTKELYITHELKLAEVIKPCVEEICRALRRIEIPESNTAFMEYEDINMGTTLFELYLVLKRFSKLGPALSPGESNFAIDEYHNWFTAGVTHWLDISVYKALMRIHKAIELDKLQPVDDTVKYSSSAVDTCAIFYQIKIFWQQLDWPDVEGAYIFVAKIVDDICRCCVFYADRMSARVEKLGLVENVYEKKFEVTPEWCLAINNIDYIRQSLKPFASELGVDDIINRLSDVQSPSEAERCAQTLRAVLENAIDTEKNKILDLVEKLAKKMAPAMRRFLVEGAELLQQDSNSMDRLMMYMEDSLSMLNSELNEINFERVLDAIWSELTTILYDLIQSNLDKRRPPAFFANLRDTLHIMVQNFKSAENRESQHASDRDTLIHIERLLQLHGYETTDLIHQYYIDRVKEQEQAEEDNIFGLLAVQCFFKGNVLELEIMNARNLRPMDSNGTCDSFVRVHFIPEERFVGVTKPRTNTQSKTLFPLYDEKFVITFTPEQRAVKDAVILFSVKDKDLFGMSNQYLAECYLSFNDIADISGESGKIEQKHMKLTRPYRLDTDCVRALEYRQGDKQAKDFIKKLRQKMG, via the exons ATGAGTACCTATTCGTTGCCACGCCTTCTTGGCGGCGGTGGCATCAGTGCCAATCACAAGTTCAACCTCAAGTTCAGCACGCTCCGGCTGTCGAAGTCCTTCCGGGAACGACAGAAACGTTCCAAATCTGTGGCGCGAGTGGAAGGACTGTACGACTCGAAGAAGCCACCGAGTGATATGTACAGCATGCTCCCAATTCCATCGACCAATCGGCGAGGCACGCTCAACCGTAATCAGTTCCGCGGGGTTCGAAAGGAGGAAATGGATCGGCAGGCTAATGTGCTCATGCATGCGATGACT ATAGAGGAGCTGTACGAAGAAgtgctttttgaaattttcaacaatgTAGGTTGTGACGACGATGAGCTGACCGAAGACAGCTTGGTTCACTACGTTCAGGATGCATttaaaatttccaacgaaaagcACGAGGAAATCAAGAAGGTGGCTCGAAACAAGGAACCACCGGAAATTTGCCTCAACGTGGAAGTAATCGAGGCCAAAGAACTGGAACCCAAGGACTCGAACGGACTGTCGGACCCATTTGTGACTATGTATATCGCATCGAATCCCACCCATCGGTACAATACGTCGGTGAAGTCTGCTACCCTGGATCCAGTTTGGGAAGAACATTTTTCACT GCCTATTGATGAGAATGCAAACGATGCTAATCTTATCGTTGAAGTGTGGGACTTTGATCCGGCAGAAACGGTTAAAGAGAAAATGAACAAGGTATTCGATGTAAAGGGTGTGCGCGGATTGAGAAAGCTGATGAAGGAGATTGCAGTTACGGCTTCTACCGGAAAGCACGACAATGAGTTGATCGGTCGAGCCAGTATTCCATTGAAG TCCATACCTGCATCTGGTTTGGTGATGTGGTACAATCTCGACAAGAAGAACAAACTCAAGCGCCAGGGGACGATTAGGATAAGACTGAACTTCAGCTCACAGAAAAACAATCAGGTGGCAGCACAGGAGCACAGGCATCTTCTTCGAATACTGCTACTTCACGAGCTGGAAACCTCAAAAGTGGCACCCTACTGGTGGTCCGGAAAGTTCACCACCCAAGGGGAATACGTACTAACGCAACACTCTGCCCAAAGTAGTCTTTCCTCGACGGCTGGTGCTTTCATACAGTGGTCCGTTTACAGCGCCATCCACGCTAATCACCCGCTCGCTTTCGGGCTGTTTGACGGTATTCTAGACAAAGTGGTTCGTGCAATCCAGCTGAAAGCAGTTTCCGAAGAAGAACTGAAACTGTTTTGGGAAGCTACCAAGAAACTCCTTCCGTCCTGCTTTTCCGTAATTCGCAAACTGCGAAAGAAGACCGCTGGAGATAAGCTGGTAGTTAAGATGCTTACCGATGTTTTGAACATCATTGCCAAAGTTGCTCTACTGGAACCCCCAGAGGGTACAGATCTATTCCCCATACAGCAATACAGTTGGATCCGATCGAACACTTTGGAGCCCAACTGGGATATTCGAGAGGCGGTTTCTAGTGCTGTCGTCAGTGGCGCTGAAGATTGGTTCAACAGCATTAAGGAAGGACATTTTGTCGAGTCGGGGCTGGATGAGGATCGTCTGCAAAATTTGATAAAGATCATTCAGCTGGTTCGATCGGATATTCAGCGATCGATCGAGCACTATGATAAACTATTCCAAGA AATACTACACTTCCAATATACCAAAGAACTTTACATAACTCATGAGCTTAAGCTAGCCGAAGTGATCAAACCGTGTGTGGAGGAAATTTGCCGAGCCCTGAGGCGCATCGAAATCCCCGAGTCCAACACTGCATTTATGGAGTACGAAGACATCAACATGGGAACGACCTTGTTCGAGCTATACCTGGTGCTGAAGCGTTTCTCCAAGCTGGGTCCGGCCCTTAGTCCCGGCGAGTCCAACTTTGCCATCGACGAGTATCACAATTGGTTTACGGCCGGTGTGACCCATTGGTTGGACATTTCCGTGTATAAGGCCTTGATGCGAATTCACAAGGCTATTGAGCTGGACAAGCTGCAACCGGTGGACGACACCGTCAAGTATTCCTCCTCTGCTGTGGATACGTGTGCAATCTTCTACCAGATCAAAATCTTCTGGCAACAGCTGGACTGGCCCGATGTGGAAGGAGCCTACATCTTCGTGGCGAAGATTGTTGAT GACATTTGTCGCTGTTGCGTCTTCTACGCTGACCGCATGTCAGCGCGAGTGGAAAAGCTTGGTTTGGTGGAAAACGTCTACGAAAAGAAGTTCGAAGTTACCCCGGAGTGGTGCCTCGCCATCAACAACATCGACTACATTCGTCAGAGCTTGAAACCCTTCGCCTCTGAGCTCGGCGTTGACGATATCATCAACCGCCTGTCGGATGTTCAAAGCCCTTCCGAAGCGGAACGATGTGCACAGACGCTTCGTGCCGTTCTGGAGAATGCAATTGATACCGAAAAGAACAAGATTTTAGATCTGGTTGAAAAGCTGGCAAAGAAGATGGCACCAGCTATGCGACGATTCCTGGTGGAAGGGGCCGAACTACTGCAGCAAGATTCCAACTCCATGGATCGATTGATGATGTACATGGAAGATTCCCTGTCAATGCTGAACAGTGAGCTGAACGAAATCAATTTTGAGCGAGTGTTGGACGCCATCTGGAGTGAATTGACAACAATTTTGTACGACCTCATTCAAAGTAATCTCGAT AAACGCCGTCCCCCAGCATTTTTCGCAAATCTACGTGACACGTTGCACATCATGGTACAGAATTTCAAGAGTGCAGAGAATCGTGAATCTCAACACGCTTCTGACCGAGACACGTTGATTCACATTGAGCGGCTCCTGCAACTTCATGGATATGAAACAACCGATCTTATTCATCAGTATTACATCGATAGAGTCAAGGAGCAGGAGCAGGCCGAGGAGGACAACATCTTTGGATTGCTGGCGGTGCAGTGTTTCTTCAAGGGGAACGTTCTGGAGTTGGAGATCATGAACGCGCGCAACCTCAGACCGATGGATTCCAACGGCACATGTGACTCTTTTGTGCGAGTGCATTTCATACCGGAAGAGCGCTTCGTCGGTGTAACCAAGCCGCGCACGAATACTCAATCGAAAACGTTATTCCCGCTGTATGATGAAAAGTTCGTTAT TACATTCACCCCAGAGCAACGGGCCGTGAAGGACGCCGTCATTTTGTTCAGCGTGAAGGACAAGGATCTATTTGGGATGTCCAACCAATACCTCGCCGAGTGTTACTTAAGCTTCAACGATATTGCAGACATTTCTGGAGAGAGCGGTAAAATTGAACAGAAGCATATGAAACTGACCAGGCCGTACCGATTGG ATACCGACTGCGTGAGGGCACTGGAGTACCGGCAAGGTGATAAGCAAGCGAAAGATTTCATCAAGAAGCTTAGACAGAAAATGGGTTGA
- the LOC134205375 gene encoding protein unc-13 homolog 4B isoform X4: protein MDEEAMWKGMYEKIQEQKNQPASEHQTIIQDLDGSFFEKFGSILRQKSIHHDEHVVLEPFPEQPAENQSFNASEAIREADDSGNETLPDSDTEEQQDKQNEFIGDAFGWNIEELYEEVLFEIFNNVGCDDDELTEDSLVHYVQDAFKISNEKHEEIKKVARNKEPPEICLNVEVIEAKELEPKDSNGLSDPFVTMYIASNPTHRYNTSVKSATLDPVWEEHFSLPIDENANDANLIVEVWDFDPAETVKEKMNKVFDVKGVRGLRKLMKEIAVTASTGKHDNELIGRASIPLKSIPASGLVMWYNLDKKNKLKRQGTIRIRLNFSSQKNNQVAAQEHRHLLRILLLHELETSKVAPYWWSGKFTTQGEYVLTQHSAQSSLSSTAGAFIQWSVYSAIHANHPLAFGLFDGILDKVVRAIQLKAVSEEELKLFWEATKKLLPSCFSVIRKLRKKTAGDKLVVKMLTDVLNIIAKVALLEPPEGTDLFPIQQYSWIRSNTLEPNWDIREAVSSAVVSGAEDWFNSIKEGHFVESGLDEDRLQNLIKIIQLVRSDIQRSIEHYDKLFQEILHFQYTKELYITHELKLAEVIKPCVEEICRALRRIEIPESNTAFMEYEDINMGTTLFELYLVLKRFSKLGPALSPGESNFAIDEYHNWFTAGVTHWLDISVYKALMRIHKAIELDKLQPVDDTVKYSSSAVDTCAIFYQIKIFWQQLDWPDVEGAYIFVAKIVDDICRCCVFYADRMSARVEKLGLVENVYEKKFEVTPEWCLAINNIDYIRQSLKPFASELGVDDIINRLSDVQSPSEAERCAQTLRAVLENAIDTEKNKILDLVEKLAKKMAPAMRRFLVEGAELLQQDSNSMDRLMMYMEDSLSMLNSELNEINFERVLDAIWSELTTILYDLIQSNLDKRRPPAFFANLRDTLHIMVQNFKSAENRESQHASDRDTLIHIERLLQLHGYETTDLIHQYYIDRVKEQEQAEEDNIFGLLAVQCFFKGNVLELEIMNARNLRPMDSNGTCDSFVRVHFIPEERFVGVTKPRTNTQSKTLFPLYDEKFVITFTPEQRAVKDAVILFSVKDKDLFGMSNQYLAECYLSFNDIADISGESGKIEQKHMKLTRPYRLDTDCVRALEYRQGDKQAKDFIKKLRQKMG, encoded by the exons AATTCAAGACTTGGACGGAAGTTTCTTCGAGAAGTTCGGCTCCATCTTGCGCCAGAAGTCAATTCACCATGACGAGCACGTCGTCCTGGAACCCTTCCCGGAGCAACCCGCCGAAAATCAGTCGTTCAACGCGTCGGAAGCGATCCGCGAGGCCGACGACAGTGGCAACGAAACGCTTCCGGACAGTGACACCGAGGAGCAGCAGGACAAACAGAACGAGTTTATTGGCGACGCGTTTGGATGGAAT ATAGAGGAGCTGTACGAAGAAgtgctttttgaaattttcaacaatgTAGGTTGTGACGACGATGAGCTGACCGAAGACAGCTTGGTTCACTACGTTCAGGATGCATttaaaatttccaacgaaaagcACGAGGAAATCAAGAAGGTGGCTCGAAACAAGGAACCACCGGAAATTTGCCTCAACGTGGAAGTAATCGAGGCCAAAGAACTGGAACCCAAGGACTCGAACGGACTGTCGGACCCATTTGTGACTATGTATATCGCATCGAATCCCACCCATCGGTACAATACGTCGGTGAAGTCTGCTACCCTGGATCCAGTTTGGGAAGAACATTTTTCACT GCCTATTGATGAGAATGCAAACGATGCTAATCTTATCGTTGAAGTGTGGGACTTTGATCCGGCAGAAACGGTTAAAGAGAAAATGAACAAGGTATTCGATGTAAAGGGTGTGCGCGGATTGAGAAAGCTGATGAAGGAGATTGCAGTTACGGCTTCTACCGGAAAGCACGACAATGAGTTGATCGGTCGAGCCAGTATTCCATTGAAG TCCATACCTGCATCTGGTTTGGTGATGTGGTACAATCTCGACAAGAAGAACAAACTCAAGCGCCAGGGGACGATTAGGATAAGACTGAACTTCAGCTCACAGAAAAACAATCAGGTGGCAGCACAGGAGCACAGGCATCTTCTTCGAATACTGCTACTTCACGAGCTGGAAACCTCAAAAGTGGCACCCTACTGGTGGTCCGGAAAGTTCACCACCCAAGGGGAATACGTACTAACGCAACACTCTGCCCAAAGTAGTCTTTCCTCGACGGCTGGTGCTTTCATACAGTGGTCCGTTTACAGCGCCATCCACGCTAATCACCCGCTCGCTTTCGGGCTGTTTGACGGTATTCTAGACAAAGTGGTTCGTGCAATCCAGCTGAAAGCAGTTTCCGAAGAAGAACTGAAACTGTTTTGGGAAGCTACCAAGAAACTCCTTCCGTCCTGCTTTTCCGTAATTCGCAAACTGCGAAAGAAGACCGCTGGAGATAAGCTGGTAGTTAAGATGCTTACCGATGTTTTGAACATCATTGCCAAAGTTGCTCTACTGGAACCCCCAGAGGGTACAGATCTATTCCCCATACAGCAATACAGTTGGATCCGATCGAACACTTTGGAGCCCAACTGGGATATTCGAGAGGCGGTTTCTAGTGCTGTCGTCAGTGGCGCTGAAGATTGGTTCAACAGCATTAAGGAAGGACATTTTGTCGAGTCGGGGCTGGATGAGGATCGTCTGCAAAATTTGATAAAGATCATTCAGCTGGTTCGATCGGATATTCAGCGATCGATCGAGCACTATGATAAACTATTCCAAGA AATACTACACTTCCAATATACCAAAGAACTTTACATAACTCATGAGCTTAAGCTAGCCGAAGTGATCAAACCGTGTGTGGAGGAAATTTGCCGAGCCCTGAGGCGCATCGAAATCCCCGAGTCCAACACTGCATTTATGGAGTACGAAGACATCAACATGGGAACGACCTTGTTCGAGCTATACCTGGTGCTGAAGCGTTTCTCCAAGCTGGGTCCGGCCCTTAGTCCCGGCGAGTCCAACTTTGCCATCGACGAGTATCACAATTGGTTTACGGCCGGTGTGACCCATTGGTTGGACATTTCCGTGTATAAGGCCTTGATGCGAATTCACAAGGCTATTGAGCTGGACAAGCTGCAACCGGTGGACGACACCGTCAAGTATTCCTCCTCTGCTGTGGATACGTGTGCAATCTTCTACCAGATCAAAATCTTCTGGCAACAGCTGGACTGGCCCGATGTGGAAGGAGCCTACATCTTCGTGGCGAAGATTGTTGAT GACATTTGTCGCTGTTGCGTCTTCTACGCTGACCGCATGTCAGCGCGAGTGGAAAAGCTTGGTTTGGTGGAAAACGTCTACGAAAAGAAGTTCGAAGTTACCCCGGAGTGGTGCCTCGCCATCAACAACATCGACTACATTCGTCAGAGCTTGAAACCCTTCGCCTCTGAGCTCGGCGTTGACGATATCATCAACCGCCTGTCGGATGTTCAAAGCCCTTCCGAAGCGGAACGATGTGCACAGACGCTTCGTGCCGTTCTGGAGAATGCAATTGATACCGAAAAGAACAAGATTTTAGATCTGGTTGAAAAGCTGGCAAAGAAGATGGCACCAGCTATGCGACGATTCCTGGTGGAAGGGGCCGAACTACTGCAGCAAGATTCCAACTCCATGGATCGATTGATGATGTACATGGAAGATTCCCTGTCAATGCTGAACAGTGAGCTGAACGAAATCAATTTTGAGCGAGTGTTGGACGCCATCTGGAGTGAATTGACAACAATTTTGTACGACCTCATTCAAAGTAATCTCGAT AAACGCCGTCCCCCAGCATTTTTCGCAAATCTACGTGACACGTTGCACATCATGGTACAGAATTTCAAGAGTGCAGAGAATCGTGAATCTCAACACGCTTCTGACCGAGACACGTTGATTCACATTGAGCGGCTCCTGCAACTTCATGGATATGAAACAACCGATCTTATTCATCAGTATTACATCGATAGAGTCAAGGAGCAGGAGCAGGCCGAGGAGGACAACATCTTTGGATTGCTGGCGGTGCAGTGTTTCTTCAAGGGGAACGTTCTGGAGTTGGAGATCATGAACGCGCGCAACCTCAGACCGATGGATTCCAACGGCACATGTGACTCTTTTGTGCGAGTGCATTTCATACCGGAAGAGCGCTTCGTCGGTGTAACCAAGCCGCGCACGAATACTCAATCGAAAACGTTATTCCCGCTGTATGATGAAAAGTTCGTTAT TACATTCACCCCAGAGCAACGGGCCGTGAAGGACGCCGTCATTTTGTTCAGCGTGAAGGACAAGGATCTATTTGGGATGTCCAACCAATACCTCGCCGAGTGTTACTTAAGCTTCAACGATATTGCAGACATTTCTGGAGAGAGCGGTAAAATTGAACAGAAGCATATGAAACTGACCAGGCCGTACCGATTGG ATACCGACTGCGTGAGGGCACTGGAGTACCGGCAAGGTGATAAGCAAGCGAAAGATTTCATCAAGAAGCTTAGACAGAAAATGGGTTGA
- the LOC134205375 gene encoding protein unc-13 homolog 4B isoform X3 produces MERHLSDWELVDDSNEWVFLDLHLDDLRAYLKFHREIQDLDGSFFEKFGSILRQKSIHHDEHVVLEPFPEQPAENQSFNASEAIREADDSGNETLPDSDTEEQQDKQNEFIGDAFGWNIEELYEEVLFEIFNNVGCDDDELTEDSLVHYVQDAFKISNEKHEEIKKVARNKEPPEICLNVEVIEAKELEPKDSNGLSDPFVTMYIASNPTHRYNTSVKSATLDPVWEEHFSLPIDENANDANLIVEVWDFDPAETVKEKMNKVFDVKGVRGLRKLMKEIAVTASTGKHDNELIGRASIPLKSIPASGLVMWYNLDKKNKLKRQGTIRIRLNFSSQKNNQVAAQEHRHLLRILLLHELETSKVAPYWWSGKFTTQGEYVLTQHSAQSSLSSTAGAFIQWSVYSAIHANHPLAFGLFDGILDKVVRAIQLKAVSEEELKLFWEATKKLLPSCFSVIRKLRKKTAGDKLVVKMLTDVLNIIAKVALLEPPEGTDLFPIQQYSWIRSNTLEPNWDIREAVSSAVVSGAEDWFNSIKEGHFVESGLDEDRLQNLIKIIQLVRSDIQRSIEHYDKLFQEILHFQYTKELYITHELKLAEVIKPCVEEICRALRRIEIPESNTAFMEYEDINMGTTLFELYLVLKRFSKLGPALSPGESNFAIDEYHNWFTAGVTHWLDISVYKALMRIHKAIELDKLQPVDDTVKYSSSAVDTCAIFYQIKIFWQQLDWPDVEGAYIFVAKIVDDICRCCVFYADRMSARVEKLGLVENVYEKKFEVTPEWCLAINNIDYIRQSLKPFASELGVDDIINRLSDVQSPSEAERCAQTLRAVLENAIDTEKNKILDLVEKLAKKMAPAMRRFLVEGAELLQQDSNSMDRLMMYMEDSLSMLNSELNEINFERVLDAIWSELTTILYDLIQSNLDKRRPPAFFANLRDTLHIMVQNFKSAENRESQHASDRDTLIHIERLLQLHGYETTDLIHQYYIDRVKEQEQAEEDNIFGLLAVQCFFKGNVLELEIMNARNLRPMDSNGTCDSFVRVHFIPEERFVGVTKPRTNTQSKTLFPLYDEKFVITFTPEQRAVKDAVILFSVKDKDLFGMSNQYLAECYLSFNDIADISGESGKIEQKHMKLTRPYRLDTDCVRALEYRQGDKQAKDFIKKLRQKMG; encoded by the exons AATTCAAGACTTGGACGGAAGTTTCTTCGAGAAGTTCGGCTCCATCTTGCGCCAGAAGTCAATTCACCATGACGAGCACGTCGTCCTGGAACCCTTCCCGGAGCAACCCGCCGAAAATCAGTCGTTCAACGCGTCGGAAGCGATCCGCGAGGCCGACGACAGTGGCAACGAAACGCTTCCGGACAGTGACACCGAGGAGCAGCAGGACAAACAGAACGAGTTTATTGGCGACGCGTTTGGATGGAAT ATAGAGGAGCTGTACGAAGAAgtgctttttgaaattttcaacaatgTAGGTTGTGACGACGATGAGCTGACCGAAGACAGCTTGGTTCACTACGTTCAGGATGCATttaaaatttccaacgaaaagcACGAGGAAATCAAGAAGGTGGCTCGAAACAAGGAACCACCGGAAATTTGCCTCAACGTGGAAGTAATCGAGGCCAAAGAACTGGAACCCAAGGACTCGAACGGACTGTCGGACCCATTTGTGACTATGTATATCGCATCGAATCCCACCCATCGGTACAATACGTCGGTGAAGTCTGCTACCCTGGATCCAGTTTGGGAAGAACATTTTTCACT GCCTATTGATGAGAATGCAAACGATGCTAATCTTATCGTTGAAGTGTGGGACTTTGATCCGGCAGAAACGGTTAAAGAGAAAATGAACAAGGTATTCGATGTAAAGGGTGTGCGCGGATTGAGAAAGCTGATGAAGGAGATTGCAGTTACGGCTTCTACCGGAAAGCACGACAATGAGTTGATCGGTCGAGCCAGTATTCCATTGAAG TCCATACCTGCATCTGGTTTGGTGATGTGGTACAATCTCGACAAGAAGAACAAACTCAAGCGCCAGGGGACGATTAGGATAAGACTGAACTTCAGCTCACAGAAAAACAATCAGGTGGCAGCACAGGAGCACAGGCATCTTCTTCGAATACTGCTACTTCACGAGCTGGAAACCTCAAAAGTGGCACCCTACTGGTGGTCCGGAAAGTTCACCACCCAAGGGGAATACGTACTAACGCAACACTCTGCCCAAAGTAGTCTTTCCTCGACGGCTGGTGCTTTCATACAGTGGTCCGTTTACAGCGCCATCCACGCTAATCACCCGCTCGCTTTCGGGCTGTTTGACGGTATTCTAGACAAAGTGGTTCGTGCAATCCAGCTGAAAGCAGTTTCCGAAGAAGAACTGAAACTGTTTTGGGAAGCTACCAAGAAACTCCTTCCGTCCTGCTTTTCCGTAATTCGCAAACTGCGAAAGAAGACCGCTGGAGATAAGCTGGTAGTTAAGATGCTTACCGATGTTTTGAACATCATTGCCAAAGTTGCTCTACTGGAACCCCCAGAGGGTACAGATCTATTCCCCATACAGCAATACAGTTGGATCCGATCGAACACTTTGGAGCCCAACTGGGATATTCGAGAGGCGGTTTCTAGTGCTGTCGTCAGTGGCGCTGAAGATTGGTTCAACAGCATTAAGGAAGGACATTTTGTCGAGTCGGGGCTGGATGAGGATCGTCTGCAAAATTTGATAAAGATCATTCAGCTGGTTCGATCGGATATTCAGCGATCGATCGAGCACTATGATAAACTATTCCAAGA AATACTACACTTCCAATATACCAAAGAACTTTACATAACTCATGAGCTTAAGCTAGCCGAAGTGATCAAACCGTGTGTGGAGGAAATTTGCCGAGCCCTGAGGCGCATCGAAATCCCCGAGTCCAACACTGCATTTATGGAGTACGAAGACATCAACATGGGAACGACCTTGTTCGAGCTATACCTGGTGCTGAAGCGTTTCTCCAAGCTGGGTCCGGCCCTTAGTCCCGGCGAGTCCAACTTTGCCATCGACGAGTATCACAATTGGTTTACGGCCGGTGTGACCCATTGGTTGGACATTTCCGTGTATAAGGCCTTGATGCGAATTCACAAGGCTATTGAGCTGGACAAGCTGCAACCGGTGGACGACACCGTCAAGTATTCCTCCTCTGCTGTGGATACGTGTGCAATCTTCTACCAGATCAAAATCTTCTGGCAACAGCTGGACTGGCCCGATGTGGAAGGAGCCTACATCTTCGTGGCGAAGATTGTTGAT GACATTTGTCGCTGTTGCGTCTTCTACGCTGACCGCATGTCAGCGCGAGTGGAAAAGCTTGGTTTGGTGGAAAACGTCTACGAAAAGAAGTTCGAAGTTACCCCGGAGTGGTGCCTCGCCATCAACAACATCGACTACATTCGTCAGAGCTTGAAACCCTTCGCCTCTGAGCTCGGCGTTGACGATATCATCAACCGCCTGTCGGATGTTCAAAGCCCTTCCGAAGCGGAACGATGTGCACAGACGCTTCGTGCCGTTCTGGAGAATGCAATTGATACCGAAAAGAACAAGATTTTAGATCTGGTTGAAAAGCTGGCAAAGAAGATGGCACCAGCTATGCGACGATTCCTGGTGGAAGGGGCCGAACTACTGCAGCAAGATTCCAACTCCATGGATCGATTGATGATGTACATGGAAGATTCCCTGTCAATGCTGAACAGTGAGCTGAACGAAATCAATTTTGAGCGAGTGTTGGACGCCATCTGGAGTGAATTGACAACAATTTTGTACGACCTCATTCAAAGTAATCTCGAT AAACGCCGTCCCCCAGCATTTTTCGCAAATCTACGTGACACGTTGCACATCATGGTACAGAATTTCAAGAGTGCAGAGAATCGTGAATCTCAACACGCTTCTGACCGAGACACGTTGATTCACATTGAGCGGCTCCTGCAACTTCATGGATATGAAACAACCGATCTTATTCATCAGTATTACATCGATAGAGTCAAGGAGCAGGAGCAGGCCGAGGAGGACAACATCTTTGGATTGCTGGCGGTGCAGTGTTTCTTCAAGGGGAACGTTCTGGAGTTGGAGATCATGAACGCGCGCAACCTCAGACCGATGGATTCCAACGGCACATGTGACTCTTTTGTGCGAGTGCATTTCATACCGGAAGAGCGCTTCGTCGGTGTAACCAAGCCGCGCACGAATACTCAATCGAAAACGTTATTCCCGCTGTATGATGAAAAGTTCGTTAT TACATTCACCCCAGAGCAACGGGCCGTGAAGGACGCCGTCATTTTGTTCAGCGTGAAGGACAAGGATCTATTTGGGATGTCCAACCAATACCTCGCCGAGTGTTACTTAAGCTTCAACGATATTGCAGACATTTCTGGAGAGAGCGGTAAAATTGAACAGAAGCATATGAAACTGACCAGGCCGTACCGATTGG ATACCGACTGCGTGAGGGCACTGGAGTACCGGCAAGGTGATAAGCAAGCGAAAGATTTCATCAAGAAGCTTAGACAGAAAATGGGTTGA